The DNA window CAGTTTGCATCAAATGAAGTATCAGAAATGAGGGGACACCTTAAGTATCCGGTTGACGTTGATCGTTAAAGGCAAAGTGAAGCCGCTTCCCGACTGTGAGACATGCCCTGATGTTGGAGGGAACGTAGTTGGATCATTTCTTGCCGTTCAGGAAAATCTGACGATTTAAGAGAGCGCGATACTTAAGTGAGAAGCAACGTCCTTTTTGGTCTGTCGTACGTTTCTCTCGCAGCAGGAGCGTCGAGGTTGATTTcaaggaaatttttttttgctttacTTCTCTTTTGAGCCTACAGTGTAATTAATCGCCACTTTCAGGAAAATTTCTTACTTTTTTGCATGAATGATCCAAATCTTGGTTATCCATGATTGAATGTTGCTAAGTTTCATCTAAAAATATCAAGACATAAATACATCTCGATCTCCCTGCACAGTTTTACGTGGTTAGGATTTGCACCCAATAATACCATAACTTAGGCCAAGGTAACATGGTCAAAATTTCTTGTTTCGTCCCTACAAAATAAGCTCTGGGAACACAGAAGGAAAAACACTGCACCCATTGCGATATTTAGTTGCAAGTTTATGACTCGGACGTCCTGTGGTCGTCAATTTTTTTACAGTCGACAATGTCAATACccaaaaaataaacaaataataatttatttatttattaataataacaaaaacaacaatgaTGATGATTAATAAGCCActtcttgataataagaacCCAAACTTATTGTCTTAAAAAAACTAGTACAAAAATATAAGAATTGACAGGTAGTTTCGGTATGAATTATACATACTAAGTGATGCCTTCACAATTAAACGTTGACACAATTTGCTACTGTGGCAATGACTATACCTAGGTAAAAAAGCAATCTAGAAGCCAGTCGAATATTCGGGTTTATTATCTGATATTGGAGTGCACTCGTCTCCTTTTCCAACCTTTTTTATCAAACCTTTTGTTTCCCCTTCTTGAGTTTATCAAGTTCTGCTTCAGCATTCCGCAGCTGTACTCTTAAGCTTGATACTCTTGACTCCAGATCTTCTACCGTTCCTCGAGCTATGGATGGTTGATAAGGTGATAAGAATTGTTGTGAGAATGCTTTCAAGGCCTCAATCCCACAAACCTGTTGATACATTGAGACAGGTCCATCAAAGAAATATTAGATGAACCAAATAAAATCATTCGGGAAAATACGACGGAATTTTGTTAGTTATTACCTCTTGGGGAAGCAAAGGTAACTTAGTTATGTTGAAATCATCATATAACATGTAAAACTGATCCAGGTACTTTTGTTGCATGCGCATTCTAGCTTGGAGCAACTTTGATTGGACAACTGAAAAAAAGTAAGAACAGGAGTGATTTCAGGTATTTAAAGTATACGTTTAAACCAAAGGACTGCTCTACCATGTTTCAGCGGTACCTTCTTCATCAAAAATTACTTGATTAATAATGATATTATGGGTATCAATCTCAAATTTAGTAAGTTCTTGAACAAGTCGTTCAGTCTCGTACAAAGACAGAAACTCTGGTATGCAAACGCAGACAAAAGTAGTCAAATCCTGCAAAAGACAAAAAGAAGAATCACTTCAGGGAATAACCAATGCTACAGAAATGAAAATTAACTGTAAGCTTTGCCTACAGGATCATCTCCgatcaaattttaaattcagcaaTTCGAAAGAAACGATTCATTAATATATACAGAATTGTGGAATTCATAAGCTTTAACTCTTGGACAACCCCAGATTCCATAAATCACTTTCTATAGACATTGCGGGATGAACCAGAAATGTACATCCCGACCAAAACAAATATGATCTTACAGGATCCTTGAACTGCTTGTTCACTTGTTCAATCACATCTTTCATGCCCTCGAGCTTCCCTAGAATGGCATCTTCACCAAATTCATCATCAACACCAAAAAGGCGGGTCATCTGCCAATGAAAAGATTGAAGCAACTTATTTGAATATCAAAGCCAAATAAAATAAGCCAAGTAATAACACAACTGACCTGATTCTGAAAAAACGTCagcaaaaactcatttttaactAAAAGCTATAAACGATGTAAATGAAGAAAATAGGTCGTGCTCATCCTTGAACGAGAAAAAGTATCTAATCTATCATCCAAGCCATGGATGTTTGAGTTATTGATAAATGTTATGATTCATCCATTAATGTGACCCAAAACAAAACCTTAAGTCATGATCATCAATTCATATGACCAACATTTAAGACAAACAAATGCACGTTTTTACAGAGCGTGATAA is part of the Primulina eburnea isolate SZY01 chromosome 1, ASM2296580v1, whole genome shotgun sequence genome and encodes:
- the LOC140838869 gene encoding ATPase GET3A-like gives rise to the protein MGSTENLPEGTVQNILEQDSLKWVFVGGKGGVGKTTCSSILATLFARVRSSVLIISTDPAHNLSDAFQQKFTKTPTLVNGYSNLYAMEVDPNVEHDESLGSDMTDGFLSDLANSIPGIDEAMSFAEMLKLVQTMDYSVIVFDTAPTGHTLRLLQFPSTLEKGLAKMMSLKNKFGGLLSQMTRLFGVDDEFGEDAILGKLEGMKDVIEQVNKQFKDPDLTTFVCVCIPEFLSLYETERLVQELTKFEIDTHNIIINQVIFDEEVVQSKLLQARMRMQQKYLDQFYMLYDDFNITKLPLLPQEVCGIEALKAFSQQFLSPYQPSIARGTVEDLESRVSSLRVQLRNAEAELDKLKKGKQKV